The Lysobacter capsici genome has a segment encoding these proteins:
- a CDS encoding NAD-dependent epimerase/dehydratase family protein yields the protein MTLLVTGAAGFIGANVCRALRAQGRDVVGLDNYNDYYDPQLKRDRVQALCADVDIRALDLGDRDGLAALFDEFAFDRVVHLAAQAGVRYSLSNPHAYVDSNLVGFVNLLELCRHRGVQHLAYASSSSVYGDSAKPPFSEDQRIDQPRSLYAATKAANELMAHTYAHLYGLRSTGLRFFTVYGPWGRPDMAPLLFSRAVLAGRPIDVFNHGKMRRDFTYIDDIVAGVIGALDHPPEQEPPHRVFNLGNHTPVELERFIQVIADAAGRPAEKIYKPMQPGDMIETMADTSRAQAALGFEPTTAIEQGLPRVVAWCRDYFGDDA from the coding sequence ATGACCCTGCTAGTCACCGGCGCGGCCGGCTTCATCGGCGCGAACGTCTGCCGCGCCCTGCGCGCGCAGGGTCGCGATGTCGTCGGTCTCGACAACTACAACGATTACTACGACCCCCAGCTCAAGCGCGATCGCGTGCAGGCGCTATGCGCGGACGTGGACATCCGCGCGCTCGACCTGGGCGACCGCGACGGCCTGGCCGCGCTGTTCGACGAATTCGCCTTCGACCGGGTCGTCCACCTGGCCGCGCAGGCCGGCGTGCGCTATTCGCTGAGCAACCCGCATGCCTATGTCGACAGCAACCTGGTCGGCTTCGTCAACCTGCTCGAGCTGTGCCGCCATCGCGGCGTGCAGCATCTGGCCTATGCCAGTTCCTCGTCGGTGTACGGCGACTCGGCCAAACCGCCGTTCTCGGAAGACCAGCGCATCGACCAGCCGCGCTCGCTGTACGCGGCGACCAAGGCCGCCAACGAACTGATGGCGCACACCTACGCGCACTTGTACGGCCTGCGTTCGACCGGTCTGCGCTTCTTCACCGTCTACGGCCCCTGGGGCCGGCCGGACATGGCGCCGTTGCTGTTCTCGCGCGCGGTGCTCGCCGGCCGCCCGATCGACGTGTTCAACCACGGCAAGATGCGCCGCGACTTCACCTACATCGACGACATCGTCGCCGGGGTGATCGGCGCCTTGGACCATCCGCCCGAACAGGAACCGCCGCACCGGGTGTTCAACCTGGGCAACCACACCCCGGTCGAGCTGGAACGCTTCATCCAGGTCATCGCCGACGCCGCCGGCCGCCCGGCCGAAAAGATCTACAAGCCGATGCAGCCCGGCGACATGATCGAAACCATGGCCGACACCTCGCGCGCCCAGGCCGCGTTAGGGTTCGAGCCGACGACCGCGATCGAACAGGGCTTGCCGCGGGTGGTCGCGTGGTGCCGCGACTATTTCGGCGACGATGCCTGA
- a CDS encoding glycosyltransferase family 2 protein — MTQSPHLSVVVPVFNEQDNVAPLIQEIVTALRGVTDFEIVYVDDHSRDGTLAALEALKAGVPELRVLHHVTQSGQSTAVRNGVKAARGAWIATLDGDGQNDPADIPKLLAKRAESASDVRLFAGWRVNRQDSGSKRWASKWANAIRRRMLRDDTPDTGCGIKLFERAAFLELPYFDHMHRYLPALMQRAGWKTLSVPVNHRQRSTGVSKYNNLNRALVGISDLRGVAWLIRRGKLTQIVER; from the coding sequence ATGACTCAATCCCCACACCTCTCCGTCGTCGTGCCTGTGTTCAACGAACAGGACAACGTCGCGCCCCTGATCCAGGAAATCGTCACCGCGCTGCGCGGGGTGACCGATTTCGAGATCGTCTATGTGGACGACCATTCGCGCGATGGCACCCTGGCGGCACTCGAAGCGCTCAAGGCCGGCGTGCCCGAGTTGCGCGTGCTGCACCACGTGACCCAGAGCGGCCAGAGCACCGCGGTGCGCAACGGGGTCAAGGCCGCGCGCGGCGCCTGGATCGCGACCCTCGACGGCGATGGCCAGAACGACCCGGCCGACATCCCCAAGCTGCTGGCCAAGCGCGCCGAATCGGCCAGCGACGTGCGCCTGTTCGCCGGCTGGCGGGTCAACCGCCAGGACTCGGGCAGCAAGCGCTGGGCCTCGAAATGGGCCAATGCGATCCGCCGCCGCATGCTGCGCGACGACACCCCCGACACCGGCTGCGGCATCAAGCTGTTCGAACGCGCCGCGTTCCTGGAACTGCCCTACTTCGACCACATGCACCGCTATCTGCCGGCGCTGATGCAGCGCGCCGGATGGAAGACACTGAGCGTGCCGGTCAATCACCGCCAGCGCAGCACCGGCGTGTCCAAGTACAACAACCTCAACCGTGCCCTGGTCGGCATCAGCGATCTGCGCGGGGTGGCCTGGCTGATCCGCCGCGGCAAGCTGACCCAGATCGTCGAACGCTGA
- a CDS encoding lipid-A-disaccharide synthase N-terminal domain-containing protein, translating to MDFMNSPIEWLTWTGLHMSPWKLIGLVGALMFGGRWLVQFIASKRQGKPVIPRAFWYMSLVGSVMTLSYFVFSQKQDSVGVIQNLFPAFTAAYSLYLDIKHRGWHRDRASH from the coding sequence ATGGACTTCATGAATTCGCCGATCGAGTGGCTGACCTGGACCGGCCTGCACATGTCGCCGTGGAAGCTGATCGGCCTGGTCGGCGCGCTGATGTTCGGCGGCCGCTGGCTGGTCCAGTTCATCGCCAGCAAGCGCCAGGGCAAGCCGGTGATCCCGCGCGCGTTCTGGTACATGAGCCTGGTCGGCAGCGTCATGACCCTGAGTTACTTCGTGTTTTCGCAGAAGCAGGACTCGGTCGGGGTGATCCAGAACCTGTTCCCGGCCTTCACCGCCGCCTACAGCCTGTACCTGGACATCAAGCACCGCGGCTGGCACCGCGACCGCGCCAGCCACTGA
- a CDS encoding GFA family protein has product MSRRTASCDCGQLSLTCEGEPVRVSVCHCLCCRRRTGSAFGWQARFPREAVTITGESREYVRRGDSGSSARFGFCPNCGSTVYWRAEGLEAFVTVAVGAFAEPDFPPPGVSVYDGRRSRWIQMPQGCEIID; this is encoded by the coding sequence ATGAGCCGTCGCACTGCATCCTGCGATTGCGGCCAGTTAAGCCTGACCTGCGAAGGCGAGCCGGTGCGGGTTTCGGTCTGCCATTGCCTGTGTTGCCGCCGCCGCACCGGCAGCGCGTTCGGCTGGCAGGCGCGGTTTCCGCGCGAGGCGGTGACCATCACGGGCGAGTCGCGCGAATACGTGCGACGAGGCGATAGCGGCAGTTCGGCCCGGTTCGGCTTCTGCCCGAACTGCGGCTCGACCGTCTACTGGCGGGCCGAAGGGCTGGAGGCGTTCGTCACGGTCGCGGTCGGCGCCTTCGCCGAGCCGGACTTCCCGCCGCCGGGGGTATCGGTCTACGACGGCCGGCGCTCGCGCTGGATCCAGATGCCGCAAGGCTGCGAGATCATCGACTGA
- the rpmB gene encoding 50S ribosomal protein L28 — protein MSRVCQVTGKRTTTGNNVSHAMNKTRRRFMPNLHERRFWVASENRWVKLRVSANALRTIDKNGIDSVLAELRARGEKI, from the coding sequence ATGTCCCGCGTATGCCAAGTAACGGGCAAGCGAACGACGACCGGCAACAACGTCTCGCATGCCATGAACAAGACCCGCCGCCGTTTCATGCCCAACCTGCACGAGCGCCGCTTCTGGGTCGCCAGTGAGAACCGTTGGGTGAAGCTGCGTGTTTCCGCCAATGCCCTGCGCACCATCGACAAGAACGGTATCGATTCCGTCCTCGCCGAACTCCGCGCACGCGGCGAAAAGATCTGA
- the rpmG gene encoding 50S ribosomal protein L33, whose translation MASKRDKIRLISTANTGHFYTTDKNKKNTPAKMEVKKYDPVVRKHVIYKEGKIK comes from the coding sequence ATGGCTTCCAAGCGCGACAAGATCCGCCTGATCTCGACGGCGAACACCGGTCACTTCTACACGACCGACAAGAACAAGAAGAACACCCCGGCGAAGATGGAGGTCAAGAAGTACGACCCCGTCGTCCGCAAGCACGTGATCTACAAGGAAGGCAAGATCAAGTGA
- a CDS encoding trypsin-like serine peptidase, with product MNHGPSKLLLPALLASALCLALPATAVAQTEPGAPAPLKIADQRSIDLQLGEQPGRVGRAGVDAGRKQVEIRTPDASFIKVHFDHFSLPAGVTLEVASPDGREVYRYSAQQLDPHTVAADLGQDGKTSFSAMSISGPVAVLRLVGTAREPWRAGHGVKVSRYLEGYPEDMLPQLQNEGLLGTQVGGKSICGTDNKQAAACYATSDTQAFNGSKPVARAVMSGGSLCTAWRVSSSNRMFTNNHCISTAAGVAGAEFWFNYQRSTCTGAQATVTKVAGDQMLKTDTTLDYTLFTVKNFANISSFGFLGLDPRAAVANEGIFIAGHPGGRMKELSVADTQNSGGKCRVDAPSVTGNAANSDVGYYCDTEGGSSGSPVLARSSGKVLALHHFGGCFNSGAKISLIWPQVSTYFGGVIP from the coding sequence ATGAACCATGGACCGTCGAAGTTGTTGCTGCCCGCGCTGCTGGCCAGCGCACTGTGTCTGGCGCTGCCGGCCACCGCCGTCGCGCAGACCGAACCGGGCGCGCCCGCGCCGTTGAAGATCGCCGATCAGCGCAGCATCGATCTGCAACTGGGCGAGCAGCCCGGTCGGGTCGGTCGCGCCGGCGTCGATGCCGGCCGCAAGCAGGTCGAGATCCGCACCCCGGATGCGTCTTTCATCAAGGTGCATTTCGATCATTTCTCGCTGCCGGCGGGCGTGACCCTGGAAGTCGCCAGCCCCGATGGCCGCGAGGTCTACCGCTACAGCGCGCAGCAGCTCGATCCGCACACCGTCGCCGCCGATCTCGGTCAGGACGGCAAGACCAGCTTCTCGGCGATGTCGATCTCCGGCCCGGTCGCGGTGCTGCGTCTGGTCGGCACCGCGCGCGAACCGTGGCGCGCCGGCCATGGGGTGAAGGTGTCGCGTTATCTGGAAGGCTATCCGGAGGACATGCTGCCGCAGTTGCAGAACGAAGGGCTGCTGGGCACCCAGGTCGGCGGCAAGTCGATCTGCGGCACCGACAACAAGCAGGCCGCGGCCTGCTATGCGACCAGCGACACCCAGGCGTTCAACGGCTCCAAGCCGGTCGCGCGCGCGGTCATGAGCGGCGGCAGCCTGTGCACCGCGTGGCGGGTGAGTTCGAGCAACCGCATGTTCACCAACAACCATTGCATCAGCACCGCCGCGGGCGTGGCCGGCGCGGAGTTCTGGTTCAACTACCAGCGCAGCACCTGCACCGGCGCGCAGGCGACGGTGACCAAGGTCGCGGGCGACCAGATGCTCAAGACCGACACCACCCTGGATTACACGCTGTTCACGGTGAAGAACTTCGCCAACATTTCCAGCTTCGGTTTTCTCGGCCTGGATCCGCGCGCGGCGGTGGCCAATGAAGGCATCTTCATCGCCGGCCATCCCGGCGGGCGGATGAAGGAGCTCAGCGTCGCCGACACCCAGAACAGCGGCGGCAAGTGCCGCGTCGATGCGCCGAGCGTGACCGGCAACGCGGCCAACAGCGATGTCGGCTACTACTGCGACACCGAGGGCGGCAGCTCGGGTTCGCCGGTGCTCGCGCGTTCCAGCGGCAAGGTGCTGGCGCTGCACCACTTCGGCGGCTGTTTCAATTCGGGCGCGAAGATTTCGCTGATCTGGCCGCAGGTGTCTACGTACTTTGGCGGTGTGATTCCCTGA
- a CDS encoding PAS domain-containing hybrid sensor histidine kinase/response regulator encodes MIPGWILLLVSAGYVGLLFAVAYYGDQRERTPRARWLRTAVYSLALAVYCSSWTFYGAVGTAARTGLGFLPIYLGPLLMLAFGWRILERLVLISGEQRIVSIADFLSSRYGRAPGLAALVATVALTAAVPYVALQFKAVAMSVEVLAGVPSDSGLLADPAFYVAMMLAVFAILFGTRQVDATEHHHGMVLAVALESLVKLVAFVAIGVFALIHLPGLGSYPERVEQAARVVMQPGLPAGFITQTLLAFTAIVCLPRQFHVAVVECQDPNDLRSARWLFGGYLILISLLVVPITLTGQAVLGGSGVSPDTYVLALPLQFDQRALALMVYIGGFSAATGMVIVSSVALSTMVSNDLVMPLLLRTGALHEGAPHQSPGIDRQVLWVRRVTIVLLALMAYTYHRGSLGANGLAQHGLLAFAAVAQFAPALIGGLYWRGASRSGAFTGLFAGTVVWTYTLLLPALARGGWIGDDWLATGPLAIAWLRPEQLFGLVGWDALTHGTFWSLLVNIGAFLFVSVRQRPRLQDQLLAAPFLDPYVRRPALGPGGWAGSVRGGELLALAERIVGERHARRAFEDYAHQQGREWQPEQPADRALAQFTERLLAAAIGAASARLTLTSALRGSGMELGEVVALLDEANQELRFNRQVLSTTLENISQGVSVVDPAMRLVAWNRRYQELFDYPDGMLYVGRPVSDLIRWNAERGEMGPGPDDDYSLDETRIDEIVRRRLAHLRAGAPHVFERVRANGQVIEMVGRPLIGGGYVTSYSDVTDYKRAEQALREANENLEQRVEQRTQEAESAQQSKTRFLAAVSHDVLQPLNAARLFTTALRESDDAHEQRRLAERVDASLRAAEDLLDGLLDISRLDAGALRPELDDLDAGELLRELAAQYAPSAAGRGLHLRVRVPSMPLSIRSDRRLLRRALQNFLANALRYTREGGVLMAARARPHSRQIELQVWDTGPGIPEHHLEQIFDEFRRFDQPGSGGERGLGLGLSICQRISRTLDHPLRVRSQIGRGSVFSIAVPLGEPLRELPPPETASPTLGDSLAGLRVLCIDNDREILDGMRALLDRWGATALLAATVDDALALLDQSPDVALVDYHLHDRLDGLATIDVLRERIGAALPAALLTGDGSDALKHAAREHGCRVLTKPIKPASLRAFLAAQRSNPRA; translated from the coding sequence TTGATCCCAGGCTGGATCCTGCTGCTGGTATCGGCCGGTTACGTCGGCCTGCTGTTCGCGGTCGCCTACTACGGCGACCAGCGCGAACGCACGCCGCGCGCGCGCTGGCTGCGCACCGCGGTCTATTCGCTCGCGCTCGCGGTGTATTGCTCCTCGTGGACCTTCTACGGCGCGGTCGGCACCGCCGCGCGCACCGGGCTGGGCTTCCTGCCGATTTATCTGGGCCCGCTGCTGATGCTGGCCTTCGGCTGGCGCATCCTCGAACGCCTGGTGCTGATCTCCGGCGAACAGCGCATCGTCTCGATCGCCGACTTTCTGTCCTCGCGCTACGGCCGCGCGCCGGGCCTGGCCGCATTGGTCGCCACCGTCGCGCTGACCGCCGCGGTGCCCTACGTCGCGCTGCAGTTCAAGGCCGTGGCGATGAGCGTGGAAGTGCTGGCCGGGGTGCCGTCCGACAGCGGCCTGCTCGCCGATCCGGCGTTCTACGTGGCGATGATGCTGGCGGTGTTCGCGATCCTGTTCGGCACCCGCCAGGTCGATGCGACCGAACACCATCACGGCATGGTCCTGGCGGTCGCGCTGGAGTCGCTGGTCAAGCTGGTCGCGTTCGTCGCCATCGGCGTGTTCGCGCTGATCCACCTGCCCGGCCTGGGCAGCTACCCCGAACGCGTCGAACAGGCCGCGCGCGTGGTCATGCAACCGGGCCTGCCGGCCGGCTTCATCACCCAGACCTTGCTCGCGTTCACCGCGATCGTGTGCCTGCCGCGCCAGTTCCACGTCGCCGTGGTCGAATGCCAGGACCCCAACGACCTGCGTTCGGCGCGCTGGCTGTTCGGCGGCTATCTGATTCTGATCAGCCTGCTGGTGGTGCCGATCACCCTGACCGGCCAGGCCGTGCTCGGCGGCAGCGGCGTATCGCCCGACACCTACGTGCTCGCGCTGCCATTGCAGTTCGACCAGCGCGCGCTGGCGCTGATGGTCTACATCGGCGGATTTTCGGCCGCGACCGGCATGGTCATCGTGTCGTCGGTGGCGCTGTCGACCATGGTCAGCAACGACCTGGTCATGCCCTTGTTGCTGCGCACCGGCGCGCTGCACGAAGGCGCGCCGCATCAAAGCCCCGGCATCGATCGCCAGGTGCTGTGGGTGCGCCGGGTCACCATCGTGCTGCTCGCGTTGATGGCCTACACCTATCACCGCGGTTCGCTCGGCGCGAACGGTCTGGCCCAGCACGGCCTGCTCGCCTTCGCCGCGGTCGCGCAGTTCGCGCCGGCGCTGATCGGCGGCCTGTACTGGCGCGGCGCGAGCCGATCCGGCGCGTTCACCGGCCTGTTCGCCGGCACCGTGGTGTGGACCTACACCTTGCTGCTGCCGGCGCTCGCGCGCGGCGGCTGGATCGGCGACGACTGGCTCGCGACCGGCCCGCTCGCGATCGCCTGGCTGCGGCCCGAGCAGTTGTTCGGCCTGGTCGGCTGGGATGCGCTGACCCACGGCACGTTCTGGTCGCTGCTGGTGAATATCGGCGCGTTCCTGTTCGTCTCGGTGCGGCAACGCCCGCGTCTGCAGGATCAGCTGCTGGCCGCGCCGTTCCTCGACCCGTACGTGCGCCGTCCCGCGCTCGGCCCGGGCGGCTGGGCCGGCAGCGTGCGCGGCGGCGAACTGCTGGCGCTGGCCGAACGCATCGTCGGCGAGCGTCACGCGCGCCGCGCGTTCGAGGATTACGCGCACCAGCAAGGCCGCGAATGGCAGCCCGAACAACCGGCCGACCGCGCCCTGGCGCAATTCACCGAACGCCTGCTCGCCGCGGCGATCGGCGCGGCCTCCGCGCGCCTGACCCTGACCAGCGCGCTGCGCGGTTCGGGCATGGAACTGGGCGAAGTGGTCGCGCTGCTCGACGAAGCCAACCAGGAACTGCGCTTCAATCGTCAGGTGCTGTCGACCACGCTGGAAAACATCAGCCAGGGCGTCAGCGTGGTCGATCCGGCGATGCGCCTGGTCGCGTGGAACCGCCGCTATCAGGAGTTGTTCGACTACCCCGACGGGATGCTTTACGTCGGCCGTCCGGTCAGCGATCTGATCCGCTGGAACGCCGAGCGCGGCGAAATGGGCCCCGGTCCGGACGACGATTACAGCCTCGACGAAACCCGCATCGACGAAATCGTGCGCCGCCGCCTCGCCCATCTGCGCGCGGGCGCGCCGCACGTGTTCGAGCGCGTGCGCGCCAACGGCCAGGTGATCGAGATGGTCGGGCGGCCGCTGATCGGCGGCGGCTACGTGACCAGCTACAGCGACGTCACCGATTACAAACGCGCCGAACAAGCATTGCGCGAAGCCAACGAAAACCTCGAACAGCGGGTCGAACAACGCACCCAGGAAGCCGAATCGGCGCAGCAGTCCAAGACCCGCTTTCTCGCCGCGGTCAGCCACGACGTGCTGCAACCGCTCAACGCCGCGCGCCTGTTCACCACCGCGCTGCGCGAAAGCGACGATGCCCACGAGCAACGCCGCCTGGCCGAACGCGTCGATGCCTCGTTGCGCGCGGCCGAAGACTTGCTCGACGGCCTGCTCGACATCTCGCGCCTGGACGCCGGCGCGCTGCGTCCGGAACTCGACGACCTCGACGCGGGCGAACTGCTGCGCGAACTCGCCGCGCAGTACGCGCCCAGCGCCGCCGGCCGCGGCCTGCACCTGCGCGTGCGGGTGCCGTCGATGCCGCTGTCGATCCGCAGCGACCGCCGCCTGCTGCGCCGCGCGCTGCAGAACTTCCTCGCCAACGCGCTGCGCTACACCCGCGAAGGCGGCGTGCTGATGGCGGCGCGCGCGCGTCCGCATTCGCGCCAGATCGAATTGCAGGTATGGGACACCGGCCCGGGCATTCCCGAGCATCACCTGGAACAGATCTTCGACGAGTTCCGCCGCTTCGACCAACCCGGCAGCGGCGGCGAACGCGGCCTGGGCCTGGGCCTGTCGATCTGCCAGCGCATCTCGCGCACCCTGGATCATCCGCTACGGGTGCGTTCGCAGATCGGCCGCGGCAGTGTGTTCTCGATCGCGGTGCCGCTGGGCGAACCGCTGCGCGAACTGCCGCCGCCGGAAACCGCGTCGCCGACGCTCGGCGATTCGCTGGCCGGGCTGCGCGTGCTGTGCATCGACAACGACCGCGAAATCCTCGACGGCATGCGCGCCCTGCTCGATCGCTGGGGCGCGACCGCGCTGCTGGCGGCGACCGTGGACGATGCGCTGGCCCTGCTCGATCAATCGCCCGACGTGGCCCTGGTCGACTACCACCTGCACGACCGTCTCGACGGCCTGGCGACCATCGACGTGCTGCGCGAACGCATCGGCGCCGCGCTGCCGGCCGCGCTGTTGACCGGCGACGGCAGCGACGCGCTCAAGCATGCCGCGCGCGAACACGGTTGCCGGGTGCTGACCAAGCCGATCAAACCGGCCTCGTTACGGGCATTCCTGGCCGCGCAGCGGTCGAACCCGCGCGCCTGA
- a CDS encoding DUF2167 domain-containing protein — translation MRKRLLSVLTALALVGTLAPAAAQDTGADALANLAWQVGPTNGKIADKASIRVPEGYAFLDAASTRKLNEILHNPPTGTDEYTLAPKDMNWFSFFHYSDIGYVKDEESLDADAILDSIREGTEEGNEERRKRGWETMKIEGWSFKPQYDKSTHNLEWAVLASSEGSTEKFANYNTRLLGRHGVTEVILVADQTDLDGAIGQFKQLVPGYSFNDGEKYSEFKPGDHVAEFGLAALITGGAAAVASKKGVFAAIGLFLVKAWKLVLVGFVAVGTAIGKLFGRNKDKPKDDAQE, via the coding sequence ATGCGGAAGCGCCTGCTTTCCGTCCTGACCGCGCTCGCGCTGGTCGGCACCCTCGCGCCCGCCGCCGCCCAGGACACCGGCGCCGATGCGCTGGCCAATCTGGCCTGGCAGGTCGGACCGACCAACGGCAAGATCGCCGACAAGGCCAGCATCCGCGTACCCGAGGGTTACGCGTTCCTGGATGCCGCGAGCACGCGCAAGCTCAACGAAATCCTGCACAACCCGCCCACCGGCACCGACGAGTACACCCTCGCGCCGAAGGACATGAACTGGTTTTCGTTCTTCCACTACAGCGATATCGGCTATGTGAAGGACGAAGAGTCGCTCGATGCCGACGCGATCCTTGACTCGATCCGCGAAGGCACCGAGGAAGGCAACGAGGAACGCCGCAAGCGCGGCTGGGAAACCATGAAGATCGAGGGCTGGAGCTTCAAGCCCCAGTACGACAAGTCCACCCACAACCTCGAATGGGCCGTGCTCGCCTCCAGCGAAGGTTCGACCGAGAAGTTCGCCAACTACAACACCCGCCTGCTCGGCCGCCACGGCGTCACCGAGGTGATCCTGGTCGCCGACCAGACCGATCTGGACGGCGCGATCGGCCAGTTCAAGCAACTGGTGCCGGGCTATTCGTTCAACGACGGCGAGAAGTACAGCGAGTTCAAGCCCGGCGATCACGTCGCCGAATTCGGCCTGGCCGCGCTGATCACCGGCGGCGCGGCCGCGGTGGCGAGCAAGAAGGGCGTGTTCGCCGCGATCGGTCTGTTCCTGGTCAAGGCCTGGAAGCTGGTGCTGGTCGGCTTCGTCGCCGTCGGCACCGCGATCGGCAAGCTGTTCGGCCGCAACAAAGACAAGCCGAAAGACGACGCGCAGGAATGA
- a CDS encoding J domain-containing protein, with translation MTSTEVLVIVGGVALGYWLVAVVWPLLSGRDNESSTSADGERPWHEVLGVPANADRATIDAAHQSKRAEHLPERIAQLSADARAQAQRRRMQIDRAYAQAMRRFN, from the coding sequence ATGACCTCGACCGAAGTGCTGGTGATCGTCGGCGGCGTGGCGCTGGGCTATTGGCTGGTCGCTGTGGTGTGGCCGTTGCTGAGCGGTCGCGACAACGAATCGTCGACTTCGGCCGACGGCGAGCGGCCGTGGCACGAAGTGCTCGGCGTGCCCGCGAACGCCGACCGCGCGACCATCGACGCCGCGCATCAAAGCAAACGCGCCGAACACCTGCCCGAACGCATCGCCCAACTGAGCGCGGACGCGCGCGCGCAGGCGCAGCGTCGGCGCATGCAGATCGACCGCGCGTATGCGCAGGCGATGCGGCGGTTCAACTAA
- a CDS encoding response regulator transcription factor, with product MPTLLIADDHPLFREALRGAVARVLPDAALREADSVDALYALVEAESDADLLLLDLNMPGAQGFSALVHLRALHPQLPIVVVSAREEPATMRRALDHGAVGFIPKSADAVTLGEALTTVLDGDRWAPAAAFAAPAANAEEHDAAQRLRDLTPQQFRVLQMLGSGLLNKQIGYELGVSEATVKAHVTAILRKLGANNRTQAVLIAGRLALDPGAIVPPPEEAD from the coding sequence ATGCCGACCCTGCTGATCGCCGACGACCACCCGCTGTTCCGCGAAGCCCTGCGCGGCGCGGTCGCGCGGGTGCTGCCGGATGCGGCCCTGCGCGAAGCCGACAGCGTCGATGCGCTGTACGCCCTGGTCGAGGCCGAATCCGACGCCGACCTGCTGCTGCTCGATCTCAACATGCCCGGCGCGCAAGGCTTCAGCGCGCTGGTGCATCTGCGCGCGCTGCATCCGCAGCTGCCGATCGTGGTGGTGTCCGCGCGCGAGGAACCGGCGACGATGCGCCGCGCGCTCGATCACGGCGCGGTCGGTTTCATCCCCAAGTCCGCCGATGCGGTGACCCTGGGCGAGGCCCTGACCACCGTGCTCGACGGCGATCGCTGGGCGCCCGCCGCCGCGTTCGCGGCGCCCGCCGCCAATGCCGAGGAACACGACGCCGCGCAGCGCTTGCGCGACCTCACCCCGCAGCAGTTCCGGGTGCTGCAGATGCTCGGCTCGGGCCTGTTGAACAAGCAGATCGGCTACGAACTGGGCGTGTCGGAAGCGACGGTCAAGGCCCACGTCACCGCGATCTTGCGCAAGCTCGGCGCCAACAATCGCACCCAGGCGGTGCTGATCGCCGGCCGCCTGGCGCTCGATCCGGGCGCGATCGTGCCGCCGCCCGAAGAAGCGGACTAA
- a CDS encoding endonuclease domain-containing protein — translation MPPYAQSLKYRSRDLRGGMSAAEARLWFLLRRKQILNVPFYRQKPLLTYVVDFFAPAAGLVIEVDGSQHLSEEGLAADARRTLALESLGLKVVRFDNRQVLTETAAVMEAIYWIVSERIRG, via the coding sequence ATGCCCCCGTATGCACAAAGTCTCAAATACCGTTCTCGCGATCTGCGCGGCGGCATGAGTGCGGCGGAGGCGCGGCTTTGGTTCCTGCTGCGCCGCAAACAGATCTTGAACGTGCCGTTCTATCGGCAGAAGCCGCTGCTGACGTATGTCGTGGATTTCTTCGCGCCCGCCGCCGGACTGGTGATCGAGGTCGACGGTTCGCAGCACCTGAGCGAGGAAGGGCTTGCGGCGGATGCGCGCCGCACTTTGGCGCTTGAGTCGCTTGGGCTCAAGGTTGTGCGGTTCGACAATCGGCAGGTGTTGACGGAGACCGCCGCGGTCATGGAAGCGATTTATTGGATCGTTTCCGAGCGGATACGTGGCTGA